The Iamia majanohamensis genome window below encodes:
- a CDS encoding cation diffusion facilitator family transporter produces MSNRHGQKDPHPPRGRAGHEGAQSDHGHHHNHAGGLRGILRGVLHPHSHDPADSVDSALDSSARGIRAVRISFVALMITAAAQVAIVALTGSVALLADTIHNFSDALTAIPLLIAFRLGRRAPTRRYTYGYGRAEDLAGVFVVLMIAISAAVAAYQAFDRLVHPRPLEGLWLLFAAGLVGSAGNELVALYRVREGRAIGSAALVADGYHARTDGLTSLAVAGGAVGVAAGFERADALVGLAISVAILGVLWGATRQIYARLMDAVDPDLVAAVEEHASRVTDVAGVDGVHVRWIGHRLSAELTIDTDPSFTVASSHQIADDTTARLRRAIPHLDAVHIHVHPASAAPTSEPTRADDPPRAQVTTGRRT; encoded by the coding sequence ATGAGCAATCGACACGGCCAGAAGGACCCGCACCCCCCTCGCGGCCGAGCGGGTCACGAGGGTGCCCAGTCCGACCACGGGCACCACCACAACCACGCCGGAGGGCTCCGGGGCATCTTGAGAGGCGTGCTGCATCCGCATTCCCACGACCCGGCAGACTCGGTGGACTCCGCCCTCGACTCCAGCGCCCGAGGCATCCGAGCGGTCCGGATCTCCTTCGTCGCACTGATGATCACCGCCGCCGCGCAGGTCGCCATCGTTGCGCTGACGGGCTCGGTGGCGCTACTGGCCGACACCATCCACAACTTCTCCGATGCCCTCACTGCGATCCCGCTGCTCATCGCGTTCCGACTCGGCCGAAGGGCCCCGACACGTCGCTACACCTACGGCTACGGGCGGGCGGAGGACCTGGCCGGGGTGTTCGTCGTCCTGATGATCGCGATCTCCGCCGCAGTCGCGGCCTACCAAGCGTTCGACCGCCTGGTGCACCCCCGCCCGCTCGAAGGACTCTGGCTGCTGTTCGCCGCAGGGCTCGTTGGCTCTGCCGGCAACGAGCTGGTCGCCCTGTACCGAGTCCGGGAGGGCCGCGCCATCGGCTCCGCCGCGCTGGTCGCCGACGGCTACCACGCACGCACCGACGGACTCACCTCCCTCGCCGTCGCCGGTGGCGCCGTCGGTGTCGCCGCCGGCTTCGAGCGGGCCGACGCTCTCGTCGGACTGGCGATCTCAGTGGCCATCCTCGGCGTGCTGTGGGGCGCCACACGCCAGATCTACGCCCGGCTGATGGATGCGGTCGATCCCGACCTGGTCGCCGCTGTCGAGGAACACGCCAGCCGGGTCACCGACGTCGCTGGCGTGGACGGCGTCCATGTTCGGTGGATCGGCCACCGCCTCAGCGCGGAGCTCACCATCGACACCGACCCCAGCTTCACCGTCGCCAGCAGCCATCAGATCGCCGACGACACCACCGCTCGGCTCCGCAGAGCGATACCTCACCTTGACGCCGTGCACATCCACGTCCACCCTGCCAGCGCCGCCCCCACTTCCGAGCCAACCCGAGCGGACGATCCTCCTCGTGCCCAAGTGACAACAGGCCGGCGGACGTAA
- a CDS encoding ArsR/SmtB family transcription factor, producing MDTKIRLQPSLAEFAAAADVLKLVADPTRLHLLWTLVGGEQTVSALAEAVGARPASVSQHLAKLRLGNLVTTRREGNHIHYSLVNDHVARLVGESLLEADHLVGGASHHRGHDR from the coding sequence ATGGATACGAAGATACGATTGCAGCCGTCTCTAGCCGAGTTCGCGGCTGCGGCCGACGTCCTGAAGCTGGTGGCCGATCCCACACGGCTCCACCTGTTGTGGACGCTGGTCGGCGGGGAGCAGACGGTGTCGGCGTTGGCCGAGGCCGTCGGAGCCCGACCGGCGTCGGTGTCCCAGCACCTGGCCAAGCTCCGGCTCGGGAACCTGGTGACCACCCGGCGGGAAGGCAACCACATCCACTACTCGCTGGTGAACGACCACGTCGCCCGCCTCGTGGGCGAGTCCCTGCTCGAAGCGGACCACCTCGTCGGCGGCGCGTCTCACCACCGGGGCCACGATCGATGA
- a CDS encoding sodium:calcium antiporter, producing MASVLWVVLLLAGVGLIVWGAETFAEHLAAASVRLGVSSFALALLLAGAEPEEVATAITASARDLPAIAFGDVIGANVAVCLVAVGVGAAVAPLPFGPRVRRYAVAGLPLGALAAWSSWDGRVSRLEGLVLAAGYVAFVATIWIIERHPPALGEVAELDDVGNRPGRIGRELVLVLAGLAAMAVGASVLVEGVRRLSGAESTQTNLGLTVVGFATAFELVVLAWSSARRGMTETVIAAVVGSFAYNATMTLGAGALTRPLAIADAASLHPAWMAMIASLAAVLIAATGGSISRPRGAALLACYPCFVVLVLVAG from the coding sequence GTGGCGAGTGTCCTTTGGGTCGTCCTGTTGCTCGCAGGCGTCGGGCTCATCGTGTGGGGGGCCGAGACGTTCGCCGAGCACTTGGCGGCGGCTTCGGTCCGGCTAGGGGTGAGCTCGTTCGCGTTGGCCCTGCTGCTCGCCGGGGCCGAACCCGAGGAGGTGGCCACCGCCATCACCGCGTCGGCCCGAGACCTGCCCGCAATCGCCTTCGGCGACGTCATCGGTGCCAATGTGGCCGTGTGCCTGGTCGCTGTCGGCGTCGGCGCTGCGGTGGCCCCGTTGCCGTTCGGGCCCCGGGTCCGCCGCTACGCCGTGGCCGGCCTGCCGCTCGGTGCCCTCGCAGCGTGGTCGTCGTGGGACGGCCGCGTGAGTCGGCTCGAGGGCCTGGTCCTGGCGGCCGGCTACGTCGCCTTCGTCGCCACGATCTGGATCATCGAACGTCATCCGCCGGCTCTGGGCGAGGTGGCCGAGCTCGATGACGTCGGCAACCGGCCGGGACGGATCGGCCGGGAGCTGGTCCTGGTGCTGGCCGGGCTGGCGGCCATGGCCGTCGGAGCGTCGGTGTTGGTCGAGGGCGTGCGTCGCCTGTCAGGGGCCGAATCGACCCAGACAAACCTCGGACTCACGGTGGTCGGCTTCGCCACCGCTTTCGAGCTCGTCGTGCTGGCCTGGTCGTCGGCCCGTCGAGGTATGACCGAGACGGTCATCGCTGCGGTCGTCGGGTCCTTCGCCTACAACGCGACCATGACCCTCGGCGCCGGTGCCCTCACCCGACCCCTCGCCATCGCCGACGCGGCCAGCCTCCACCCCGCCTGGATGGCGATGATCGCATCGCTCGCCGCCGTCCTCATCGCCGCGACCGGCGGCTCGATCAGCCGACCGCGCGGCGCCGCGCTCCTCGCCTGCTACCCGTGCTTCGTGGTCCTCGTCCTCGTCGCCGGCTGA
- a CDS encoding methyltransferase family protein produces MADAALILYLAWFALAFVWRSAAQRRRTGDSGFRGISGSPWSTEWIAGALLVAALGCGLLAPVADLVGLVRLPGAGSATAVVGTGLAVVGIASTMAAQAALGSSWRVGVDATEHTDLVTGGLFGVVRNPIFTTMLITATGLTLMVPNLLSLAALLGATVAIELQVRVVEEPVLAAAHGDDYRRYAEAVGRFLPGLGRATKSDPEARRAGSDR; encoded by the coding sequence ATGGCCGACGCTGCCCTCATCCTGTACCTCGCGTGGTTCGCACTCGCCTTCGTCTGGCGCTCTGCCGCGCAACGTCGTCGCACCGGCGACAGCGGGTTCCGCGGCATCAGCGGGTCGCCGTGGTCGACGGAGTGGATCGCCGGCGCGCTCCTGGTCGCAGCGTTGGGCTGCGGCCTGCTCGCACCAGTCGCCGATCTCGTCGGTCTCGTCCGACTTCCCGGCGCCGGCTCTGCGACGGCTGTGGTCGGCACTGGCCTCGCCGTCGTCGGCATCGCGTCGACGATGGCCGCCCAGGCCGCGTTGGGCTCCTCCTGGCGGGTGGGCGTCGACGCCACCGAGCACACCGACCTCGTCACCGGGGGACTGTTCGGGGTCGTCCGCAACCCCATCTTCACCACGATGCTCATCACTGCGACCGGGCTCACCCTCATGGTCCCGAACCTTCTGAGCCTTGCCGCTCTCCTGGGCGCAACGGTGGCGATCGAGCTCCAGGTCCGGGTGGTGGAAGAGCCCGTCCTGGCGGCAGCCCACGGCGACGACTATCGGCGCTATGCCGAGGCCGTGGGTCGCTTCCTGCCGGGACTGGGACGGGCCACGAAGTCCGATCCGGAGGCCAGGCGAGCGGGGTCGGACAGATGA
- a CDS encoding sterol desaturase family protein: MDTTAITDRVLLGAAVRYLHLPLLLLVANGAVLWFARHGQHAAVIAVVVAAMGWTFLAERILPYDHQWNVDRADGRRDALYAVLNESLTAASVAALPLLAGHLTVADLWPSGLPFVVQVLLALVVLDAGITLAHLASHRLGWLWRFHAVHHSVTRFYGLNGLMKHPVHQAVEMTAGIAPLVLIGIPLPVAVALAGCVAIQLLLQHANVAYATGPLASWLAINAEHRLHHLRGPGEGDVNFGLFTLVWDRALGTYAAADSRPRIRSEDIGITDRSDYPTGLVPQLVEPFRRGAE, translated from the coding sequence ATGGACACGACGGCGATCACCGATCGAGTGCTGCTGGGAGCAGCGGTTCGGTACCTGCACCTTCCGCTCCTCCTCCTGGTCGCCAACGGCGCTGTGCTGTGGTTCGCCCGGCATGGACAGCATGCCGCGGTCATTGCGGTGGTGGTGGCCGCGATGGGATGGACGTTCCTGGCTGAACGGATCCTGCCCTATGACCATCAGTGGAACGTCGATCGCGCTGATGGCCGTCGCGACGCGCTCTACGCGGTGCTCAACGAATCGCTCACTGCGGCCAGCGTGGCCGCTCTCCCACTGCTCGCAGGTCACCTCACCGTCGCCGACCTGTGGCCCTCAGGCCTGCCGTTCGTCGTGCAGGTGCTTCTTGCCCTGGTCGTCCTCGACGCCGGCATCACCCTCGCCCACCTCGCCAGTCATCGCCTCGGCTGGCTGTGGCGGTTCCACGCCGTGCACCACAGCGTGACCCGCTTCTACGGCCTCAACGGCCTCATGAAGCATCCCGTCCACCAAGCAGTCGAGATGACCGCCGGGATCGCACCCCTCGTGCTCATCGGGATCCCGCTCCCCGTCGCCGTCGCCCTCGCCGGCTGTGTCGCCATCCAGCTGCTCCTACAGCACGCCAACGTCGCCTACGCAACCGGTCCGCTCGCCAGCTGGTTGGCGATCAACGCCGAACATCGCCTCCACCACCTCCGCGGCCCCGGCGAGGGCGACGTCAACTTCGGGCTCTTCACCCTCGTCTGGGATCGCGCTCTCGGCACCTACGCCGCAGCCGACAGCCGACCCCGCATCAGAAGCGAGGACATCGGCATCACCGACCGCTCCGACTACCCCACCGGTCTCGTGCCACAGCTGGTCGAACCCTTCCGGCGCGGCGCGGAGTAG
- a CDS encoding AraC family transcriptional regulator: MAERDDRWRGVISVGPWWLLYIGVFGPTGRHAHHAAQVIASDDDVRVRFDEERPLECRALVIPPDHPHAIETAGRATMVFVDAESAAGRRLASRCAGAPAQIEVASTPDGGRASDVVESMLRAVDDPAPGAVPLSPAIAAVVAQLADDPAAGTAIEFAAQAQLSPGRFSHRFAREVGIPLRSYRRWVRVLLAFEALNAGASLTEAAPRAGFSDSAHLCRTFRDSFGIAPTDLLAGSRFEPLA, translated from the coding sequence ATGGCTGAACGCGACGACCGTTGGAGAGGCGTGATCTCGGTGGGCCCGTGGTGGCTGCTCTACATCGGGGTCTTCGGGCCGACCGGGCGTCACGCCCATCACGCCGCGCAGGTCATCGCCTCAGACGACGACGTCCGGGTCCGCTTCGACGAGGAGCGGCCGCTGGAATGTCGCGCCCTCGTGATCCCGCCCGACCATCCCCACGCGATCGAGACGGCGGGGAGGGCCACGATGGTGTTCGTCGACGCCGAGAGCGCCGCCGGTCGCCGGCTCGCCTCTCGATGCGCGGGAGCGCCGGCGCAGATCGAGGTGGCATCGACCCCCGACGGCGGGCGAGCCAGCGACGTCGTCGAGTCGATGCTGCGCGCCGTCGACGACCCTGCACCGGGAGCTGTGCCGTTGAGCCCTGCGATCGCCGCCGTGGTGGCCCAGCTTGCGGACGATCCCGCCGCCGGGACGGCCATCGAGTTCGCCGCCCAGGCGCAGCTGTCGCCGGGCCGCTTCTCACATCGGTTCGCCCGCGAGGTCGGTATCCCGCTGCGCAGCTACCGCCGATGGGTGCGCGTGCTCCTCGCGTTCGAAGCCCTCAACGCCGGGGCATCGCTCACCGAAGCCGCACCCAGAGCCGGCTTCAGCGACAGCGCCCACCTCTGTCGCACGTTCCGAGACTCCTTCGGGATCGCCCCGACCGACCTGCTGGCCGGGTCACGGTTCGAGCCATTGGCGTGA
- a CDS encoding ArsR/SmtB family transcription factor, translating into MPMLRGDQPTPPATTAPATGEGIAPDVRLAAKLFRGFADPMRLAILDRLDGGELRVTDLAQQLGGSQSNVSGHLQCLKECGLVTDRPEGRQVFYRIARPEVVAVLRSATELLACSGEAIALCKDYGGPQR; encoded by the coding sequence ATGCCGATGCTTCGAGGTGACCAGCCGACCCCTCCAGCGACGACAGCCCCAGCGACCGGCGAAGGCATCGCACCCGATGTGCGATTGGCCGCCAAGCTGTTCCGCGGGTTTGCAGATCCGATGCGCCTTGCGATCCTGGACCGGCTCGATGGCGGCGAGCTGCGGGTGACCGACCTGGCGCAACAGCTCGGCGGATCCCAGAGCAACGTCTCCGGACACCTGCAGTGCCTCAAGGAATGCGGACTGGTGACGGACCGGCCCGAGGGGAGGCAGGTCTTCTACCGAATCGCCCGACCCGAGGTCGTCGCGGTGCTGCGCTCGGCCACCGAGCTCCTTGCGTGCTCGGGTGAGGCCATCGCGCTGTGCAAGGACTATGGAGGTCCGCAGCGATGA
- a CDS encoding heavy metal translocating P-type ATPase has product MSSDGGDDTLDRDDEVEVEHLWESPEVRWSVLAGALLAVGFAAGRFDVSAGVVTAVYVMATLAGLRFFAIEAMRELWRERAVGIELLMTVGTVAAAGLGEWGEAATLAFLYSISEALEEFTEDRTRNAIRALMDLAPKHVTRVRDGVEEEVAVADLAVGDEFLVRPGESIGTDGTIIDGRSALNEAAVTGESVPIEKQIGDQVFAGTLNTTGAVVLSATATADDNTLARIVHLVSEAQEQKGRGQQFMSRFARVYSPAVLFVGVLVAVAGGAATSDWSEWVARAATVIVAAAPCALVISIPVSYVAAIGNASRKGILIKGGMHLEELAQLDTLAMDKTGTITQGQPRVVEVVPADGHTDSSVLLAAAVVEQRSEHPLAKAVMARAAELGLSTPATDTFEALVGAGAQASSDGRPYLVGSPDLIDARCLALDELRGPIEDLERAGRTAIVAALDDEVVGVVGIADVVRPHARDAISELRANGISHVVMLTGDNARTAEAIAAEVGIDDVRAHLKPEDKSRLIAELASQGHVGMIGDGVNDAPALAAASVGIAMGTAGSDVALETADVALMADDLSKLTEAVRIGRRTRRIVAQNIALSLVILAVLVPGALLGVFALPVAVLAHELTELAVIINALRLARR; this is encoded by the coding sequence ATGAGCAGCGACGGGGGCGACGATACCCTCGATCGCGACGACGAGGTCGAGGTCGAGCACCTGTGGGAGAGCCCGGAGGTGCGCTGGTCGGTGCTGGCCGGGGCGCTGCTGGCGGTTGGGTTCGCCGCAGGTCGGTTCGACGTCTCCGCCGGCGTCGTCACCGCCGTCTACGTGATGGCGACGCTTGCCGGTCTGCGGTTCTTCGCCATCGAAGCGATGAGAGAGCTGTGGCGCGAGCGCGCCGTCGGCATCGAGCTGCTGATGACGGTGGGCACGGTTGCCGCCGCTGGCCTCGGCGAGTGGGGTGAGGCGGCGACCCTCGCCTTCCTCTACTCGATCTCTGAGGCGCTCGAGGAGTTCACGGAGGATCGCACGCGCAACGCCATCCGAGCGCTGATGGACCTCGCCCCGAAGCACGTCACCCGCGTGCGCGACGGTGTCGAGGAAGAGGTCGCCGTGGCCGACCTCGCCGTCGGCGACGAGTTCCTCGTGCGGCCGGGCGAGAGCATCGGGACGGACGGCACGATCATCGACGGGCGCAGTGCGCTGAACGAGGCGGCCGTCACTGGCGAGTCGGTGCCGATCGAGAAGCAGATCGGTGACCAGGTCTTCGCCGGGACGTTGAACACCACCGGCGCGGTCGTCCTGTCTGCGACGGCGACCGCCGACGACAACACGCTGGCCAGAATCGTCCACCTGGTCAGCGAGGCCCAGGAGCAGAAGGGCCGCGGCCAGCAGTTCATGAGCCGCTTCGCCCGCGTCTACTCCCCCGCGGTGCTGTTCGTCGGCGTACTGGTCGCCGTCGCCGGTGGTGCGGCGACCAGCGATTGGTCCGAGTGGGTGGCCCGGGCCGCGACCGTGATCGTGGCCGCTGCACCGTGCGCGCTGGTGATCTCCATCCCGGTGAGCTACGTCGCCGCCATCGGCAACGCCAGCCGCAAGGGCATCCTCATCAAGGGTGGCATGCACCTTGAGGAGCTGGCCCAGCTCGACACGCTGGCCATGGACAAGACCGGCACCATCACCCAAGGCCAGCCCCGCGTCGTCGAGGTCGTCCCCGCCGACGGCCACACCGACTCGTCTGTCCTCCTCGCCGCCGCTGTGGTCGAGCAGCGATCCGAGCACCCGCTCGCCAAGGCGGTCATGGCCCGGGCTGCGGAGCTCGGCCTGTCCACCCCCGCGACCGACACGTTCGAAGCGTTGGTCGGCGCCGGCGCTCAGGCCTCCAGCGACGGCCGCCCTTACCTCGTCGGCTCCCCGGATCTGATCGACGCCCGCTGTCTCGCACTCGACGAGCTGCGCGGCCCGATCGAGGACCTCGAACGAGCCGGACGCACAGCGATCGTCGCTGCGCTCGATGACGAGGTCGTCGGTGTCGTCGGGATCGCCGACGTCGTGCGCCCCCACGCCCGCGACGCGATCAGCGAGCTGCGCGCCAACGGCATCAGCCACGTCGTGATGCTCACCGGAGACAACGCGCGCACCGCTGAGGCCATCGCCGCCGAGGTCGGCATCGACGACGTGCGAGCCCATCTCAAGCCCGAAGACAAGTCCCGGTTGATCGCCGAGCTCGCCTCGCAGGGCCACGTGGGCATGATCGGCGACGGGGTCAACGACGCGCCCGCCCTCGCGGCTGCGTCGGTGGGCATCGCCATGGGGACCGCTGGCAGCGATGTCGCCCTCGAGACCGCCGATGTCGCGCTCATGGCCGATGACCTGTCCAAGCTCACCGAGGCGGTACGGATCGGGCGCCGCACCCGCCGCATCGTCGCCCAGAACATCGCCCTGAGCCTCGTGATCCTGGCCGTCCTGGTCCCCGGCGCCCTCCTCGGCGTGTTCGCTCTGCCCGTCGCCGTGCTCGCCCACGAGCTCACTGAGCTGGCCGTGATCATCAACGCGCTCCGACTGGCCCGACGGTGA
- the lspA gene encoding signal peptidase II, producing MTKPAGSVPRRRHVRFVVAAVAVAATDLISKLVATAYLDAEGIDLPGPLDLRLAYNSGVAFSLGRDAPTWLIITLTSGVAAAIGVVAWRGMFASSLAAGVVVGGAVANLIDRVQAGTVVDMLYTGWWPTFNLADVAVVGGAFALVITDWAAPQTTNRPRQQPAHPSE from the coding sequence GTGACCAAACCCGCGGGGTCTGTTCCGCGCCGGCGGCATGTCCGGTTCGTCGTTGCCGCCGTCGCAGTGGCCGCAACCGACCTGATCTCGAAGCTCGTTGCGACCGCCTACCTCGACGCCGAGGGCATCGACCTGCCCGGGCCGCTCGACCTGCGCCTGGCCTACAACTCCGGCGTGGCGTTCTCTCTCGGCCGCGACGCACCCACCTGGCTGATCATCACGCTCACCTCTGGTGTGGCCGCCGCCATCGGGGTCGTCGCGTGGCGGGGCATGTTCGCCAGCTCCCTCGCCGCCGGTGTCGTCGTCGGCGGGGCGGTCGCCAACCTCATCGACCGCGTCCAGGCTGGCACGGTCGTCGACATGCTGTACACCGGCTGGTGGCCCACGTTCAACCTCGCCGACGTCGCCGTCGTTGGAGGCGCCTTCGCGCTCGTCATCACCGACTGGGCCGCGCCCCAGACCACCAACCGGCCGCGACAGCAACCCGCCCACCCTTCCGAGTGA
- a CDS encoding DUF3105 domain-containing protein — protein sequence MPFISRCLPFTLLRRPSRRHGLRPVVALAAVVTLVLVACGGDDASDAPSSTSAGAGEVQTFDDLSQTHTEGPVDYPQTPPVGGDHAPVWQNCGFYNDPVPSESAVHSLEHGAVWITYRPGLDRASVEALAATAGLRSYVLVSPWDGGDLPAPVVLSAWGAQLPLEDLDGPALDDFLSTYLEAATSPEPGAPCTRGEGVPR from the coding sequence ATGCCCTTCATCTCCCGATGCCTCCCCTTCACCCTGTTGCGACGACCGTCGAGACGTCACGGGCTGCGCCCCGTCGTTGCGCTGGCGGCCGTCGTGACGCTGGTGCTCGTCGCCTGTGGCGGTGACGACGCGTCAGACGCGCCTTCCTCGACCAGCGCGGGTGCGGGCGAGGTGCAGACCTTCGACGACCTGAGCCAGACCCACACCGAGGGCCCGGTCGACTACCCGCAGACACCCCCGGTCGGCGGGGACCACGCGCCGGTGTGGCAGAACTGCGGCTTCTACAACGACCCTGTCCCGTCCGAGTCGGCGGTGCACAGCTTGGAACACGGAGCCGTGTGGATCACCTACAGACCCGGGCTGGATCGCGCCTCGGTGGAGGCGCTCGCGGCCACCGCCGGGCTCCGGTCCTACGTCCTCGTCTCGCCATGGGACGGCGGGGACCTACCTGCTCCGGTGGTCCTCTCTGCGTGGGGCGCCCAGCTGCCCCTCGAGGACCTCGATGGCCCCGCCCTCGACGACTTCCTGTCCACCTACCTCGAAGCCGCGACGTCGCCGGAGCCGGGAGCGCCGTGCACCCGCGGCGAGGGCGTCCCCCGATGA
- a CDS encoding DUF305 domain-containing protein: protein MIAAASVCGVLVAAAIALVVGLSSDGPGEVEIGFARDMRTHHMQAVQMAGIIRDRSDDPRIVTLATDIELTQQAQMGQMRGWLDAWGDTPNGSGAPMAWIGGAADADMTMSSENPAMPGMATDAQIRELSTATGTDADLLFLRLMIEHHRGGVVMAQAARDGAEQPEVVALATSMVAAQQAEITAMEDLMKELT, encoded by the coding sequence TTGATCGCCGCCGCGAGTGTCTGCGGTGTGCTGGTCGCGGCTGCGATCGCGCTGGTGGTCGGCCTCTCCTCCGATGGGCCCGGCGAGGTCGAGATCGGCTTCGCCCGGGACATGCGGACCCATCACATGCAGGCGGTGCAGATGGCCGGGATCATCCGAGACCGCTCCGACGATCCGAGGATCGTCACCCTCGCCACTGACATCGAGCTGACCCAGCAGGCTCAGATGGGCCAGATGCGTGGTTGGCTCGACGCTTGGGGCGACACGCCCAACGGCTCCGGCGCGCCCATGGCATGGATCGGCGGGGCCGCGGATGCGGACATGACGATGAGCTCGGAGAACCCGGCCATGCCCGGGATGGCCACCGACGCACAGATCCGCGAGCTCAGCACCGCCACCGGCACTGATGCCGATCTCCTGTTCTTGCGGCTCATGATCGAGCACCACCGCGGCGGTGTCGTCATGGCGCAAGCCGCTCGCGACGGCGCCGAGCAACCAGAGGTGGTGGCGCTGGCGACATCGATGGTGGCGGCCCAGCAGGCCGAGATCACCGCCATGGAGGACCTCATGAAGGAGCTCACATGA
- a CDS encoding DUF305 domain-containing protein, protein MTLTETRSPDADPDDASVAQPPESWWRRWFGPLTPTRLVLLLVVVAFFGGAVGYAFRDAESQAKSAVDVGFLRDMTAHHQQAVQISKIALYGEFPDDARAYVDEIITQQQYEIGLMQATLYRLNEPSEDGDDTVMGWMGMAMPTDEMPGLASSEELARLEDLDGDEAASLFFSLMSRHHLGGVHMAEATARDAKDPWIRDLASRMAAAQTAEINEYRVARQRLDLPLLEGYQREPSLTLPDVASSSDDGLPGWVPVAALAILVSVALVVIRILRRGPTGDDDIDGDELRGSLQGGPP, encoded by the coding sequence ATGACCCTGACCGAGACCCGGAGCCCGGACGCCGATCCGGATGACGCGTCCGTGGCCCAGCCACCAGAGTCGTGGTGGCGGCGATGGTTCGGACCACTCACACCGACCCGGCTGGTGCTGCTGCTGGTCGTCGTGGCCTTCTTCGGTGGCGCGGTCGGCTATGCGTTCCGCGATGCGGAGTCGCAGGCCAAGTCCGCTGTCGACGTCGGCTTCCTCCGGGACATGACAGCCCACCACCAACAGGCCGTGCAGATCTCCAAGATCGCCCTCTACGGCGAGTTCCCCGACGACGCACGGGCGTACGTCGACGAGATCATCACCCAACAGCAGTACGAGATCGGGTTGATGCAGGCCACCTTGTACCGCCTGAACGAACCCTCCGAGGACGGCGACGACACGGTCATGGGCTGGATGGGCATGGCGATGCCCACCGACGAGATGCCGGGGCTGGCCAGCTCCGAGGAGCTGGCCCGCCTCGAGGACCTCGACGGCGACGAGGCCGCCTCGCTCTTCTTCTCCCTCATGAGCCGTCACCACCTGGGCGGGGTCCACATGGCCGAAGCGACTGCTCGCGACGCCAAGGACCCTTGGATCCGCGACCTGGCCTCGCGGATGGCCGCCGCCCAGACCGCCGAGATCAACGAGTACCGCGTGGCCCGACAGCGCCTCGACCTACCCCTCCTGGAGGGGTACCAGCGGGAGCCGAGCCTCACTCTCCCGGATGTCGCCTCAAGCTCCGACGATGGCCTTCCCGGCTGGGTGCCCGTCGCAGCCTTGGCCATCCTGGTGTCGGTCGCGCTGGTCGTGATCCGGATCCTCCGCCGGGGCCCCACCGGCGACGACGACATCGATGGGGATGAGCTCCGCGGCAGCCTGCAGGGAGGTCCACCGTGA
- a CDS encoding MDM10-complementing protein 1 domain-containing protein gives MALIVQQVVAFVGLDLVEHALTGTDPWSAAQTGRFWASVAAHAAAGALAWVVLRLATRLGRTLARLRRGRRGEWGPAPAGQPIVRAPAARIVALSSLSRRGPPAGVPAPHLI, from the coding sequence GTGGCGCTCATCGTCCAGCAGGTGGTCGCCTTCGTGGGCCTCGACCTCGTCGAGCACGCGCTGACCGGCACCGATCCGTGGAGCGCAGCACAGACCGGCCGCTTCTGGGCCTCGGTGGCTGCGCACGCCGCCGCAGGCGCCCTGGCCTGGGTGGTGCTCCGGTTGGCGACGCGACTCGGTCGGACCCTCGCCCGCCTCCGCCGGGGACGCCGTGGGGAGTGGGGCCCAGCGCCGGCAGGCCAGCCCATCGTCCGGGCCCCGGCCGCCCGGATCGTGGCGTTGTCATCGCTCTCCCGTCGCGGGCCGCCGGCCGGTGTGCCGGCACCACACCTGATCTAG